Proteins found in one Corynebacterium zhongnanshanii genomic segment:
- a CDS encoding NADPH-dependent F420 reductase: MQNIGIIGSGAIGEAVARLAVQAGISVTIANSRGPESLRELVQELGENAHAGTVEDAAGYSDLVVLAVPLSAYEALPVEALRGKLVVSTGNYYPHRDGRIAALDSLEQTTAEHEKSLLPGVTIVKAFNNILAHHISALAHSTPRTALPLFSDDAAAHQKTSHLVQALGFDTVNGGGLGESWKAEPESGGYTQTYAADKEGFAENFWEDPGRVVTADELQGVLDASQRADVAARQF; encoded by the coding sequence ATGCAGAACATCGGAATCATCGGCAGCGGAGCAATCGGCGAGGCAGTCGCGCGGCTGGCCGTGCAGGCCGGCATTTCCGTGACGATCGCCAACTCGCGCGGCCCGGAGTCTCTGCGGGAGCTGGTTCAAGAGCTCGGCGAGAATGCGCACGCCGGCACCGTCGAGGACGCCGCCGGCTACTCTGACCTGGTTGTTCTCGCCGTGCCGCTGTCTGCGTATGAGGCACTGCCGGTGGAGGCGCTGCGGGGCAAGCTGGTGGTGTCGACGGGCAACTACTACCCGCACCGCGACGGGCGCATCGCCGCGCTCGACTCCCTGGAGCAGACCACCGCCGAGCATGAAAAATCGTTGCTGCCAGGTGTGACGATCGTCAAGGCGTTCAATAACATCCTCGCGCACCATATTTCTGCGCTCGCCCATTCCACGCCGCGCACCGCGTTGCCCCTTTTTTCCGACGACGCCGCCGCGCATCAGAAAACCTCCCACCTTGTCCAGGCTCTTGGCTTCGACACCGTCAACGGCGGAGGTCTGGGGGAGTCCTGGAAGGCCGAGCCGGAGTCTGGTGGATATACCCAGACTTATGCTGCGGATAAGGAAGGCTTCGCGGAGAACTTTTGGGAAGATCCGGGTCGGGTAGTTACCGCGGACGAGCTGCAGGGCGTGCTTGACGCCTCCCAGCGTGCCGATGTGGCCGCGCGGCAGTTCTAG
- a CDS encoding DUF1648 domain-containing protein has translation MQGSWTRSTAYVATSTATKASTHPDFEGLPTPSFPWIPLLGGLLAIAVSVLIVARDWDTIPDTVPTHWGTSMRPDSWGAKSVGHEYRVGLAGRWAGWALG, from the coding sequence ATGCAAGGAAGCTGGACAAGAAGCACCGCGTATGTCGCTACCAGCACTGCAACGAAGGCAAGCACTCACCCGGACTTTGAGGGACTTCCCACCCCAAGCTTCCCGTGGATACCGCTGCTCGGCGGTCTGCTGGCGATCGCGGTGTCCGTGCTGATCGTCGCGCGCGATTGGGACACCATCCCGGACACCGTCCCCACGCACTGGGGCACGTCGATGAGGCCGGACTCGTGGGGTGCGAAGTCGGTCGGCCACGAATATCGCGTCGGGCTGGCTGGGCGTTGGGCTGGCTGGGCGTTGGGTTGA
- a CDS encoding DUF5808 domain-containing protein, producing the protein MAVLQVVTVLPGFDAWLPTAFTSLIVVSLVSVVALIAADPAVFVDKRFGTGVDFNYASWQGKVFLGLIVLVVAASIALPLLI; encoded by the coding sequence GTGGCCGTCCTGCAGGTTGTGACCGTATTACCTGGATTCGACGCCTGGCTTCCCACCGCCTTCACCTCCCTCATTGTGGTGAGCCTGGTGAGCGTGGTGGCGCTGATCGCCGCGGACCCCGCGGTCTTTGTGGATAAGCGCTTTGGCACTGGTGTGGATTTCAACTACGCCAGCTGGCAGGGCAAGGTGTTTTTAGGCCTCATTGTGCTGGTGGTGGCCGCTTCGATTGCGCTACCGCTGCTGATCTAG
- a CDS encoding TetR/AcrR family transcriptional regulator, whose product MTPAGNRTGPKPRFGESDAVHAALELGLDTFTLASVARRLNVGTSSLYRVISSREDLVTMCLRHIIDHMQWSPEVAAWDRQLLEASDSIWDLMEQYPGLDHTLINSPGAALHFQDFFQKQASRLVYGGFPGDHDRIEFALDFILDTTISTHYQLVAVRRNFDSMKAAAGQSTEFFTPEDSWLDRGWLDRKLQFIIAGLKAGLDQQR is encoded by the coding sequence ATGACACCAGCCGGAAACCGCACGGGCCCGAAGCCTCGCTTTGGTGAAAGCGACGCCGTCCACGCAGCACTGGAGCTGGGCCTGGACACGTTCACGCTGGCGAGTGTTGCGAGGCGTTTGAACGTGGGCACGTCCTCGTTGTATCGGGTGATTTCCTCCCGCGAGGATCTGGTGACGATGTGCCTCCGGCACATCATCGACCATATGCAGTGGAGCCCCGAGGTCGCTGCCTGGGACAGGCAGCTCCTCGAGGCGTCGGACAGCATCTGGGATCTGATGGAGCAGTACCCTGGGCTGGACCACACGCTCATCAACTCACCCGGCGCAGCCCTACACTTCCAAGACTTCTTCCAGAAGCAAGCATCACGCCTGGTCTACGGTGGTTTCCCCGGCGATCATGACCGGATCGAGTTCGCGCTGGACTTCATCCTGGACACCACCATCTCCACGCACTACCAGCTGGTGGCTGTGCGCAGAAACTTCGATAGCATGAAGGCTGCCGCCGGCCAGAGCACCGAGTTCTTCACCCCGGAAGACTCCTGGCTTGACCGCGGCTGGCTGGACCGCAAACTCCAGTTCATCATCGCGGGCCTGAAGGCCGGGCTAGATCAGCAGCGGTAG
- a CDS encoding ABC transporter ATP-binding protein, with the protein MSKTTHASASNTTRLRDPFLIRSLATLQSPAGHRLSRRFMALSLLVGLLDGLAVLTLVPLTSALVEHQPIAAWLWALAGIAVVAFVLRFFATMASYHTALDFIRTAHRVVGDKLATLPLGWFGPTQTGGLSRLVSDRFMAAAEVVSHMQGTIFRDGAALLTLLVGAWIWNPRLGLVFLVIAPVALGVMHLARWIREKASDRALPSSKELSNRIVEFASHQPALRAAGRSEGFEPLQRALAADHAARVRELWQSTFALLLNGVVVQAFVVALITAAANLAVDGTLSPLETLAIIGISLRFTRSLEQVGSAYVGLDVGRVVIAETTAITGAEFLPEPAEPVRGDGSGSVELRDVTFGYSDTPVLRDVSFTARPSTVTAIVGPSGSGKTTIARLISRFWDVDSGAVLVDGVDIRQLGTEQLMSRLSMVFQDVYLFDDTLIANIRVGRPGASDADVYRAADLAGVTSIAERLGWETPVGEGGRLLSGGERQRVSVARALLKQAPIVLFDEATSALDAENEANVLASMEALRAQSTFIVIAHKLDTIRTADRIIVLDAEGHVTQAGTHDELYGAPGVYQHFWKRREAARGWALM; encoded by the coding sequence ATGTCTAAGACAACGCACGCCTCGGCGTCGAATACAACACGTCTACGCGACCCCTTCCTGATTCGCAGCCTGGCCACGCTGCAGAGCCCTGCGGGGCATCGCCTCAGCCGGCGCTTCATGGCGCTATCGCTGCTGGTCGGGCTGCTCGACGGCCTGGCGGTGCTCACCCTGGTGCCGCTGACCAGCGCGTTGGTAGAGCATCAGCCCATCGCTGCGTGGCTGTGGGCGCTGGCAGGGATCGCCGTGGTGGCGTTCGTGCTGCGGTTTTTCGCGACGATGGCGTCCTATCACACGGCCCTGGACTTCATCCGGACGGCGCATCGCGTGGTGGGGGACAAGCTGGCGACCCTGCCGCTGGGGTGGTTCGGCCCCACGCAGACCGGCGGGCTGTCCCGGCTGGTCTCGGACCGGTTTATGGCTGCGGCTGAGGTGGTGTCCCACATGCAGGGGACCATCTTCCGCGATGGCGCTGCGCTGCTGACGCTGCTGGTCGGCGCGTGGATCTGGAATCCGCGGCTGGGTCTTGTGTTCCTGGTTATTGCGCCCGTGGCGCTGGGCGTGATGCACCTGGCGAGGTGGATTCGCGAGAAGGCTTCCGACCGTGCGTTGCCGAGCTCCAAGGAGCTGTCCAACCGGATTGTCGAGTTTGCTAGCCACCAGCCGGCGCTTCGGGCCGCCGGGCGATCCGAGGGCTTCGAGCCGCTGCAGCGGGCGCTGGCCGCCGACCACGCGGCGCGTGTGCGCGAGCTGTGGCAGTCCACGTTCGCGCTGCTGCTCAATGGGGTAGTGGTGCAGGCGTTCGTGGTGGCGCTGATTACGGCTGCTGCAAACCTTGCGGTCGACGGGACGCTCTCTCCGCTGGAGACTCTGGCGATCATTGGTATTAGCTTGCGCTTTACTCGCTCGCTGGAGCAGGTTGGTTCGGCTTATGTGGGCTTGGATGTGGGCCGCGTGGTGATCGCGGAAACTACGGCGATCACTGGCGCCGAGTTCTTGCCGGAGCCGGCCGAGCCGGTGCGTGGCGACGGCTCTGGCAGCGTGGAGCTGCGTGATGTGACGTTCGGCTACTCTGATACGCCAGTGTTGCGCGACGTGAGTTTTACCGCCCGCCCCAGCACCGTCACCGCGATTGTGGGACCGTCCGGGTCCGGCAAGACCACCATCGCGCGGCTGATTTCCCGCTTCTGGGATGTGGATTCGGGCGCGGTGCTGGTCGATGGGGTGGACATTCGCCAGCTCGGCACCGAGCAGCTCATGTCCAGGTTGTCCATGGTGTTCCAGGATGTGTACCTGTTTGATGACACGCTGATTGCCAACATCCGCGTCGGCCGGCCGGGCGCCTCGGACGCGGACGTCTACCGCGCCGCCGACCTTGCCGGCGTGACCTCCATTGCCGAGCGCCTTGGGTGGGAGACACCCGTCGGCGAAGGCGGCCGCCTGCTGTCCGGCGGCGAACGCCAGCGCGTTTCCGTCGCCCGCGCGCTGCTCAAGCAAGCGCCGATCGTGCTGTTCGACGAAGCCACCTCCGCACTGGATGCCGAAAACGAAGCCAACGTGCTCGCCTCCATGGAGGCCCTGCGCGCGCAGTCCACCTTTATCGTGATCGCCCACAAGCTGGATACCATCCGCACCGCTGATCGAATTATTGTCCTCGACGCCGAAGGTCACGTCACCCAAGCCGGCACCCACGATGAGCTCTATGGCGCGCCGGGCGTATACCAGCACTTCTGGAAGCGCCGCGAGGCCGCCCGCGGTTGGGCGCTCATGTAG
- a CDS encoding ABC transporter ATP-binding protein — MSHTTEELEESQAPRESQVTQDPARAEDSRAKLKAGQAALKKLLAPVQPIIYCAQFLALISSVLAVAPYVALVALGSALFDGDTDRIRTIAQWVITAFLGQLFLYFLALLITHLADVKLVGINRRRIVAARSQAPLSWFGQTNSGRVRKAVEDDTLTLHTLTAHAPVEQVAAIVTPLSLVAYAFILDWRLGLLAIATVPIYLAIQAYSMKDMGTKTAEMDNYLGKVSATAVEFAEGISVVKAFGTVGKAHGRYRDAAARFADFYYEWVKPLLRVSALSESVIAVPVLLLINVGAGSLLVAAGTVTVAEVIATTLIALVIPGTIQTIGMMMWSYQLAGNAALRLDEVMNLTPVVEGTRELDPRNRDVTVAFHDVSFSYDANSPVLRNFTAILRPGTVTALIGPSGSGKSTAATMLARFQDPDSGHITIDGVDIRELSFASLYRTVAFVLQDPHLVRMSIRDNIRLNRPDASDDEVWAAADAARIADDIRALPAGLDTVVGEGTSLSGGQQQRISIARAIVADTPILILDEATAATDPDSEAEIQAALTRLVAGKTVLVIAHKPESIKGADQVIELEPMSTGAASAGAQSSCAPTSGTSSSSAPNPRAPKESTNV; from the coding sequence TTGTCTCACACCACAGAAGAACTAGAAGAATCACAAGCCCCGCGAGAATCACAAGTCACACAAGACCCAGCACGCGCCGAAGACTCCCGCGCGAAGCTGAAGGCCGGGCAGGCCGCGCTGAAAAAGCTGCTCGCTCCCGTGCAGCCGATCATCTATTGTGCGCAGTTCCTGGCGCTGATCTCCTCGGTGCTGGCCGTCGCACCCTACGTTGCGCTGGTTGCGCTGGGCAGTGCGCTATTCGATGGCGACACCGACCGCATCCGAACCATAGCCCAATGGGTCATCACCGCGTTCTTAGGCCAGCTGTTCCTGTACTTCCTGGCGCTGCTCATCACGCATCTTGCGGATGTGAAGCTGGTGGGCATCAATCGGCGCCGCATTGTGGCGGCGCGGTCCCAGGCACCGCTGTCCTGGTTTGGGCAGACGAACTCCGGCAGGGTGCGCAAGGCCGTGGAAGATGACACGCTCACGCTGCACACCCTCACCGCGCACGCGCCCGTGGAGCAGGTCGCCGCGATCGTCACCCCACTGTCTCTGGTGGCCTACGCCTTCATCCTGGATTGGCGCCTGGGGCTGCTCGCCATCGCTACTGTGCCTATCTACCTGGCCATTCAGGCCTATTCCATGAAGGACATGGGCACCAAGACCGCGGAGATGGACAACTACCTGGGCAAGGTTTCGGCCACGGCGGTTGAGTTCGCCGAGGGCATCTCCGTGGTCAAAGCCTTCGGCACTGTGGGCAAGGCCCATGGCCGCTACCGGGACGCCGCCGCCCGCTTCGCCGACTTCTACTACGAGTGGGTCAAGCCACTGTTGCGCGTCAGCGCCCTGTCCGAGTCCGTCATCGCCGTCCCCGTCCTACTGCTCATCAACGTCGGCGCAGGCTCCCTGCTGGTGGCCGCGGGCACGGTCACGGTGGCCGAGGTCATCGCCACCACGCTGATTGCCCTGGTCATCCCCGGAACCATCCAGACCATCGGCATGATGATGTGGTCCTACCAACTCGCCGGCAACGCGGCCCTGCGCCTCGACGAAGTTATGAACCTCACCCCGGTCGTGGAGGGAACCCGCGAGCTCGACCCACGCAACCGCGACGTCACCGTTGCCTTCCACGATGTCTCCTTTTCCTACGACGCCAACTCGCCCGTCCTGCGCAACTTCACCGCCATACTGCGGCCCGGCACCGTCACCGCGTTGATTGGGCCGTCCGGCTCCGGAAAGTCTACCGCCGCCACGATGCTGGCGCGCTTCCAGGACCCGGACTCGGGACACATCACCATCGATGGCGTGGATATCCGCGAGCTGTCTTTTGCCAGCCTGTACCGCACCGTGGCGTTTGTGCTGCAAGACCCGCATCTGGTGCGCATGAGCATCCGGGACAACATCCGCTTGAATAGGCCGGACGCCTCCGATGACGAGGTCTGGGCCGCCGCGGATGCCGCCCGCATCGCGGACGACATCCGCGCTCTGCCCGCCGGCCTGGACACAGTGGTGGGCGAGGGCACGTCCCTGTCCGGTGGGCAGCAGCAGCGCATCTCCATCGCGCGGGCGATTGTGGCGGATACCCCGATCCTGATACTCGACGAGGCCACCGCCGCCACGGACCCCGATAGCGAAGCGGAGATCCAGGCCGCACTGACCAGACTCGTGGCCGGGAAAACGGTGCTGGTCATTGCCCACAAGCCAGAGTCCATCAAGGGTGCGGACCAGGTCATCGAGCTGGAGCCCATGAGCACCGGCGCTGCGAGCGCCGGTGCTCAAAGCTCCTGTGCCCCCACCTCCGGTACCAGCAGCTCCAGTGCCCCCAACCCACGCGCCCCAAAGGAGTCCACCAATGTCTAA
- a CDS encoding energy-coupling factor transporter transmembrane component T family protein, with amino-acid sequence MTTTHAGTRQRTHSPAHQPTPTPARTHLDPRTTLLAVLLINATALSYGRLPTLLLCITFSALALATITPRYGLLALATFFFFYLGYWALLHLPPSQLFAFTAAMFLWFARFTISMSIGAFALLTLTPSTLNSALRRMRLPAWATIPPVVFLRVLPIIATEARAIRDAMCLRGLQPGLLRWVTRPAHSSAMLIIPLLAAVVRAGDELASSALIRGLGGPAHPSTAVPLSFKLSDAASLLALLLILLSVCVPMGVWH; translated from the coding sequence GTGACGACCACCCATGCGGGCACGCGCCAGCGCACCCATTCACCTGCACACCAGCCCACGCCAACACCCGCCCGCACCCACCTAGACCCCCGCACCACCCTCCTGGCCGTCCTCCTCATCAACGCCACCGCCCTGAGCTACGGCCGCCTGCCCACTCTGCTCCTCTGCATCACCTTCAGCGCCCTCGCCCTCGCAACGATCACACCCCGCTATGGCCTCCTCGCCCTCGCCACATTTTTCTTCTTCTACCTGGGCTATTGGGCCCTGCTCCACCTACCACCATCGCAACTCTTCGCCTTCACCGCCGCGATGTTCCTCTGGTTCGCCCGCTTCACCATCAGCATGTCCATCGGCGCCTTCGCCCTGCTCACCCTCACCCCGTCCACCCTGAACTCCGCCCTGCGCCGCATGCGCCTGCCCGCCTGGGCAACCATCCCACCAGTCGTCTTCCTGCGCGTCCTACCCATCATCGCCACCGAAGCCCGCGCCATCCGCGACGCGATGTGCCTGCGCGGCCTCCAACCCGGCCTCCTCCGCTGGGTCACGCGCCCCGCGCACTCCTCAGCGATGCTCATCATCCCTCTGCTCGCCGCCGTGGTCCGCGCCGGCGACGAGCTCGCCTCCTCCGCCCTCATCCGCGGCCTCGGCGGGCCCGCGCACCCGTCCACCGCCGTCCCCTTGTCCTTTAAATTATCCGACGCCGCCTCTCTCCTCGCCCTGCTCCTCATCCTCCTGTCGGTGTGCGTGCCCATGGGGGTGTGGCACTGA
- a CDS encoding MptD family putative ECF transporter S component has translation MSHQQAANSRLTTRDLINAGIFSALYFVVTFATGMVGFAGPQFMFVGWIIGAIANGIVLALYVARTPKFGALALVGGINGLGFMLTGHYVWTFLGCLLLGLIADLIITKTTLAINKAFPLAYAVFCTWVAMPFIPLILDTTSYYTDIADQMGQQYADAMSNIFQPWTIGALAIGALVVGFIGGIIGVKVSRTHFESAGLL, from the coding sequence GTGTCTCATCAGCAAGCTGCCAACTCCCGCCTCACCACCCGCGACCTCATCAACGCCGGCATCTTCTCGGCCCTCTACTTCGTGGTCACCTTCGCCACGGGCATGGTCGGCTTCGCCGGCCCGCAGTTCATGTTCGTGGGCTGGATCATCGGCGCCATCGCCAACGGCATCGTGCTCGCACTCTACGTCGCACGCACACCAAAGTTTGGCGCGCTCGCCCTCGTCGGCGGCATCAATGGCCTGGGGTTCATGCTCACCGGCCACTATGTCTGGACGTTCCTGGGCTGCCTCCTCCTCGGCCTCATCGCCGACCTCATCATCACCAAGACCACCCTCGCCATCAACAAAGCATTCCCACTCGCATACGCCGTGTTCTGCACCTGGGTCGCCATGCCCTTCATCCCGCTGATCCTGGACACCACCTCCTACTACACAGACATCGCAGACCAGATGGGGCAGCAGTACGCAGACGCCATGTCGAACATCTTCCAACCATGGACCATCGGTGCTCTCGCGATCGGCGCGCTGGTCGTCGGCTTCATTGGTGGAATCATCGGCGTCAAAGTCAGCCGCACGCACTTCGAAAGTGCTGGCCTGCTGTGA
- a CDS encoding RloB family protein, with translation MKPTVLIVCQGNKNVTETEYFKQLKRHYRMGSIHIIGESDSSPEKIVSATNWVRQNDKNAPFARVFYVVDVDDSSEAQFNQGFKKARQASTGETACSFVVSNEAFDAWLLAHFEDLRGRAISRRSVLEKLKRLGVLWGTKGKNIDPKFPVAEHEKARKNIEVMEFNQVGKSTASAVPHLLDELFGLLGR, from the coding sequence ATGAAGCCCACGGTGCTTATTGTGTGTCAGGGGAATAAAAATGTAACTGAAACTGAGTATTTCAAGCAGTTGAAACGTCATTATCGCATGGGGTCAATTCACATTATCGGTGAATCGGATTCTTCACCGGAAAAGATTGTTTCTGCGACAAACTGGGTGCGTCAAAATGATAAGAACGCTCCGTTTGCTCGAGTCTTCTATGTCGTGGATGTTGATGACTCTTCAGAAGCTCAGTTTAATCAAGGATTTAAGAAGGCGCGACAGGCATCGACTGGGGAAACTGCTTGCAGCTTCGTAGTTTCTAACGAGGCTTTTGACGCGTGGCTTCTCGCACACTTCGAAGATCTTCGAGGGAGGGCGATCTCGAGGCGTTCAGTGTTGGAAAAACTCAAGAGGCTTGGCGTTCTTTGGGGGACAAAGGGGAAGAATATCGACCCGAAGTTCCCAGTTGCCGAACATGAGAAAGCCCGAAAGAACATTGAGGTCATGGAGTTTAACCAGGTTGGTAAATCGACAGCTAGTGCTGTTCCACACCTATTAGATGAGCTTTTTGGGCTACTTGGACGCTGA
- a CDS encoding AAA family ATPase produces MLLSLAVENYRSFGEEFVLDMQRREFKTLRPSKGESWQSQTLRRAALLGPNAAGKSNALKPLHLLKRAVQHSLSNPETLKALYDPHKQHMGAPASFHVEFVQDGIRYLWFLELDATGILREELDAVVSSRWSKAFRRNGSDVEFGQSMKIPSASKENIRAFMRPTALVLSAWTTIKDKGQLSGALEWWAKVLPLIESNDMDQAHRHQWTIELSQKFPSLLKTLSQTIRAADVGVQQLSIHEQAPDAVAKFVVDFGVEPEQVALVERLDPDDVEELFKYFVFHHSGRQGSFELPESEESAGTRAWIDLATPALFALAIGGILSVDELDSSLHPFLVREIIGLFADAELNPHGAQLLFSTHDSTLLGRHPEEPMERSELWIIEKTDSESELIALDEFPTRQNHNLEKQYLQGAFGAVPIAQTISMANVIDELRKSIAQGR; encoded by the coding sequence ATGTTGCTTTCACTTGCGGTGGAGAACTACCGCTCATTCGGAGAAGAATTCGTCCTGGACATGCAAAGGCGTGAGTTCAAGACGCTTCGTCCTAGCAAGGGTGAGTCATGGCAATCTCAGACGCTACGACGAGCAGCACTGCTGGGGCCCAACGCAGCAGGCAAGTCCAATGCTTTGAAACCACTTCACCTCTTGAAGCGTGCAGTCCAGCATTCATTAAGTAATCCCGAGACTCTCAAGGCGCTCTATGATCCGCACAAGCAACACATGGGAGCACCGGCGTCTTTTCACGTTGAGTTCGTCCAAGATGGCATTCGCTATCTGTGGTTCTTAGAATTGGACGCCACGGGCATTCTCCGAGAGGAACTTGATGCCGTGGTCAGCTCTCGCTGGTCAAAGGCTTTCCGTAGGAACGGTAGCGACGTTGAGTTTGGTCAGAGCATGAAGATTCCGAGTGCGTCGAAAGAGAATATCCGTGCTTTCATGCGCCCCACCGCCCTAGTTCTCAGTGCGTGGACAACTATCAAAGATAAGGGGCAGCTCTCGGGTGCGCTGGAGTGGTGGGCAAAGGTCCTTCCGCTTATTGAGAGCAATGACATGGATCAGGCCCATAGGCACCAGTGGACCATTGAGCTTTCGCAAAAATTTCCATCACTGCTGAAAACTCTAAGCCAGACCATTCGTGCAGCTGACGTGGGTGTCCAGCAGCTTAGCATTCACGAGCAGGCGCCGGATGCTGTGGCGAAGTTCGTTGTGGACTTTGGGGTGGAACCTGAACAGGTGGCACTGGTGGAGCGCCTTGATCCTGATGACGTTGAGGAGCTATTTAAGTACTTTGTATTTCACCATTCGGGCCGTCAGGGTAGTTTCGAGCTTCCTGAATCGGAGGAGTCGGCGGGAACACGTGCGTGGATAGACCTGGCTACACCGGCGTTGTTTGCCCTTGCTATTGGCGGCATTCTATCCGTGGATGAGCTTGATAGTTCCCTACATCCCTTTTTGGTCCGCGAAATTATCGGCTTGTTTGCTGATGCAGAGCTGAATCCTCATGGCGCACAGTTGCTGTTTAGTACCCATGATTCGACGTTGTTGGGCCGCCATCCGGAGGAGCCAATGGAGCGTAGTGAATTGTGGATCATCGAAAAGACAGATTCGGAGTCCGAACTGATCGCGCTCGATGAATTTCCCACCCGGCAAAACCACAATTTGGAGAAGCAATATCTGCAAGGAGCATTCGGTGCGGTGCCAATTGCACAGACTATATCCATGGCGAATGTCATCGACGAGCTCAGGAAATCAATAGCGCAGGGGCGATAG
- a CDS encoding AAA family ATPase encodes MSGSSSISLEDADFWARVKVFNKDLIRQSLRFEEADGLKSEALLTVGKKLADAEEKIAELESQLGGVREKLSKAEVARDVAKENINRLGRDLATDMLKQLQGAPGMPLRGYNRTNYCLAWRSMKRIRQFCKTLQRNLFWTVSVPSARQCSPSMLVENILPEARRLLAESVVTNRMIEQLMGSTERSRWVQEGMRLHEELDECLSCGHSLTQERRDALNVHFDESVKNLQVDFD; translated from the coding sequence ATGTCCGGAAGCTCGTCGATCAGTTTGGAAGATGCTGACTTCTGGGCACGCGTCAAGGTTTTCAACAAGGACTTAATCCGCCAGAGCCTCCGATTTGAGGAAGCTGATGGTCTGAAGTCCGAAGCGCTCCTGACTGTCGGCAAGAAGCTAGCCGATGCTGAGGAGAAGATTGCGGAACTGGAGTCTCAACTCGGTGGAGTACGAGAAAAGCTCAGTAAGGCTGAAGTGGCTCGTGATGTAGCGAAGGAAAATATCAATCGTCTTGGTAGGGATCTCGCGACAGACATGCTCAAGCAACTCCAGGGTGCTCCAGGTATGCCTTTACGTGGCTATAACCGAACTAACTATTGCCTCGCCTGGAGAAGCATGAAACGGATTCGACAGTTCTGCAAGACGCTTCAGAGGAACCTGTTTTGGACCGTAAGCGTGCCCTCAGCGAGGCAATGCAGCCCATCGATGCTGGTCGAGAATATTCTCCCCGAAGCACGGCGGCTGCTCGCGGAAAGCGTCGTAACTAACCGGATGATCGAACAGCTGATGGGAAGCACTGAACGCTCCAGATGGGTGCAGGAGGGCATGCGTCTTCACGAAGAACTAGATGAGTGCCTGTCCTGCGGCCATAGTCTGACCCAGGAACGTCGCGACGCCCTCAACGTGCACTTCGATGAATCTGTCAAGAATCTTCAGGTTGATTTCGACTAA
- a CDS encoding macro domain-containing protein, with the protein MTVLKAILGDITTQDVDAIVNASDHRMHYDGGVGATYQVAGPGSLEECKIHFPDGKDSGNAGWTSGYNLPARFVIHTSVPSYQAGQTDRTLLESVYRGCLALADKLGVESIAFPLIGPGLYGWPVEDALNVAVEVLSTNASNVKEIRIVTQDQFNHSKLERQLGRLTWLRLLQGVAVLHQRGFEGVRIYPGMRPTGLNWQLLITSQEYFKPREHFKPRYSSENEFVPDWEAPALRYNTVAGARVGNGYVTTATTPDEAADIILQDLPLLAKKFDDREYVVWFEGLLAVVTGLKRVPIAHAEYFEEDGKVKIGGDILFPAPPIPPHLRN; encoded by the coding sequence ATGACAGTTCTGAAGGCGATTCTAGGGGACATCACCACCCAAGATGTAGATGCAATCGTGAATGCATCGGATCATCGGATGCACTATGACGGCGGAGTGGGGGCCACTTATCAAGTTGCAGGCCCTGGTTCGCTCGAAGAGTGCAAAATTCACTTTCCTGACGGGAAAGATTCTGGAAATGCTGGCTGGACTTCAGGTTACAATCTTCCAGCCCGCTTCGTGATACATACTTCAGTGCCAAGCTATCAGGCTGGGCAAACAGACCGCACTTTGCTTGAATCTGTTTATCGGGGTTGTTTAGCTCTTGCAGATAAGCTCGGGGTCGAGTCCATCGCTTTTCCTTTGATTGGCCCCGGACTTTACGGCTGGCCGGTGGAAGATGCGCTTAATGTGGCAGTAGAAGTGCTGTCCACCAACGCTAGCAACGTCAAAGAAATAAGGATCGTCACGCAGGATCAGTTTAACCACTCGAAACTGGAACGCCAGCTTGGTCGGTTAACGTGGCTTCGTTTACTACAAGGTGTCGCTGTTCTCCATCAACGGGGATTTGAAGGAGTACGCATTTACCCGGGGATGAGACCTACTGGTCTTAATTGGCAATTGTTGATTACGTCTCAAGAGTATTTTAAACCTCGAGAGCACTTTAAACCTAGGTACTCCAGCGAAAACGAATTTGTTCCCGACTGGGAAGCCCCTGCGCTGAGATACAACACTGTTGCTGGCGCTCGAGTAGGGAATGGATACGTGACCACGGCAACAACTCCTGATGAAGCTGCAGATATCATCCTTCAAGATTTGCCACTACTCGCCAAAAAGTTCGATGACCGAGAATATGTGGTCTGGTTTGAAGGGCTGTTGGCTGTAGTCACCGGGTTAAAACGTGTGCCGATCGCACACGCCGAATATTTCGAGGAAGATGGAAAAGTCAAGATCGGGGGCGACATCTTGTTTCCCGCCCCGCCAATTCCCCCTCACCTCAGGAACTGA